A region from the Pseudomonas sp. KU26590 genome encodes:
- a CDS encoding DUF2126 domain-containing protein has translation MSIHIALHHVTHYRYERAVELGPQIVRLRPAAHSRTRVLSYSLKVLPENHFINWQQDPQGNYLARLVFPEKTNELRIEVDLVAEMAVFNPFDFFLEPYAEKIPFTYAREEHHELQPYLEKLPLTPRFKAYLDSIDRTPIPAIDFLVGLNQRLANDIGYLIRMEPGIQTPEYTLENASGSCRDSAWLLVQLLRHLGLAARFVSGYLIQLKADVKALDGPSGTDVDFTDLHAWCEVYLPGAGWVGLDATSGLFAGEGHIPLACSPEPSSAAPISGLVEPCNTEFSHEMSVERIWEAPRVTKPYTEEQWQDIQALGRQIDSDLIAHDVRLTMGGEPTFVSIDDRDGDEWNTAALGPKKRLLSADLYQRMRDHYAPQGIVHFGQGKWYPGEQLPRWSLNCFWRKDGQPVWRNNALVADETRDYGADSEMAGAFLRSVAERLKLPTRYVFPAYEDRFYYLWREGALPKNVSAEASRLEDPLERARLRKVFSQGLDTIIGHVLPLARTAADDHWQSGRWYLRDEHCRLVPGDSALGYRLPLASQPWVKAAEYPYIHPTDHNQAFAELPDRDEVQSRLDSLSEQGDPSVDHEPEIDESADWLTRTALSAEARGGRLYLFMPPLQSLEAYLELVAAIEATAEDMRCPVLLEGYEPPSDPRLANFRITPDPGVIEVNVQPSSTWDELVERTEFLYEQARLTRLTTEKFMIDGRHTGTGGGNHFVLGGATPGDSPFLRRPDLLRSLLSYWHNHPSLSYLFSGLFVGPTSQAPRVDEARNDSLYELEIAFSQMPEPGEECAPWLVDRLLRNLLIDVTGNTHRAEFCIDKLYSPDGATGRLGLLELRAFEMPPHARMSLAQQLLLRALVARFWREPYAPAKLARWGTELHDRFMLPHFIEQDFADVIAELNDAGYPVRAEWFAAHLEFRFPKVGDYTVRGIELELRQALEPWHVLGEEGAAGGAVRYVDSSLERLQLKVTGLPPQRYMLTCNGVPVPLRPTGRVGEFVAGVRYRAWQPTNALQPTIPVHAPLVFDILDTWMQRSLGGCEYHVAHPGGRNYETLPVNANEAESRRLARFFRVGHSPGKLEVPALTLNDELPMTLDLRLHR, from the coding sequence GTGTCGATTCACATTGCCTTGCACCACGTTACGCATTACCGCTACGAACGCGCGGTAGAGCTGGGTCCGCAGATCGTCCGCTTGCGCCCGGCGGCCCATAGCCGCACGCGCGTGTTGTCGTACTCGCTGAAAGTCCTCCCCGAAAACCACTTCATCAACTGGCAGCAGGACCCGCAGGGTAATTACCTGGCGCGGTTGGTGTTCCCTGAAAAGACCAACGAGCTGCGCATCGAAGTGGACCTGGTCGCCGAGATGGCGGTCTTCAATCCGTTCGACTTCTTCCTTGAGCCCTACGCCGAGAAGATCCCGTTCACCTATGCCCGCGAAGAGCATCACGAGCTGCAGCCCTATCTGGAAAAGCTGCCGCTGACCCCAAGATTTAAGGCCTATCTGGACAGCATAGACCGCACGCCGATTCCGGCCATCGACTTTCTGGTGGGTCTCAACCAGCGTCTGGCCAATGACATCGGTTACCTGATTCGCATGGAGCCGGGCATTCAGACGCCGGAATACACCCTCGAAAACGCTTCCGGTTCCTGCCGTGATTCGGCCTGGCTGCTGGTGCAGCTGCTGCGTCACCTGGGCCTGGCCGCGCGGTTTGTGTCCGGCTATTTGATTCAGCTCAAGGCCGATGTGAAAGCGCTGGACGGACCGTCCGGCACCGACGTCGATTTCACCGATCTGCACGCCTGGTGCGAGGTGTATCTGCCGGGTGCTGGCTGGGTGGGCCTTGACGCGACGTCCGGCTTGTTTGCCGGTGAGGGTCACATTCCGCTGGCGTGCAGTCCCGAGCCTTCTTCGGCGGCGCCCATCAGCGGGCTGGTCGAACCCTGCAACACCGAGTTCAGCCACGAGATGTCGGTGGAGCGTATCTGGGAGGCGCCGCGCGTCACCAAGCCCTACACCGAAGAGCAGTGGCAGGACATTCAGGCGCTGGGACGCCAGATCGACAGCGATCTGATCGCCCACGACGTGCGCCTGACCATGGGCGGCGAGCCGACCTTTGTGTCCATCGACGACCGTGACGGCGATGAATGGAACACCGCCGCGCTGGGTCCGAAGAAGCGCCTGCTGTCTGCCGACCTGTACCAGCGCATGCGGGACCATTACGCGCCCCAAGGCATCGTTCATTTCGGTCAGGGCAAGTGGTACCCCGGTGAGCAGTTGCCGCGCTGGTCGCTTAACTGCTTCTGGCGTAAGGACGGGCAACCGGTGTGGCGCAACAATGCGCTGGTCGCTGACGAAACCCGGGACTATGGCGCCGACAGCGAGATGGCGGGCGCTTTTCTGCGCAGCGTTGCCGAGCGGCTGAAGCTACCGACGCGCTACGTCTTCCCCGCGTACGAAGACCGTTTCTACTACCTGTGGCGCGAGGGCGCGCTGCCCAAAAACGTCAGCGCCGAAGCTTCACGTCTTGAGGACCCCCTTGAGCGCGCCCGTCTGCGCAAAGTGTTTTCCCAAGGCCTGGACACGATCATTGGCCACGTGCTGCCGCTGGCGCGAACCGCCGCCGACGATCACTGGCAGAGCGGCCGCTGGTACCTGCGCGATGAGCATTGCCGTCTGGTGCCGGGTGATTCTGCCCTTGGGTATCGCTTGCCGCTGGCTTCGCAGCCGTGGGTCAAGGCGGCGGAATACCCGTACATCCACCCGACCGACCACAACCAGGCATTTGCCGAGTTGCCCGATCGCGACGAGGTTCAGTCGCGACTGGACAGCCTGTCGGAGCAGGGCGATCCGAGCGTCGACCACGAACCCGAGATCGACGAGTCAGCCGATTGGTTGACCCGCACTGCGCTCAGCGCGGAGGCGCGGGGCGGGCGGTTGTATCTGTTCATGCCGCCGCTGCAATCCCTTGAGGCCTATCTGGAATTGGTCGCCGCCATCGAAGCGACGGCCGAGGACATGCGCTGTCCGGTGTTGCTGGAAGGTTACGAGCCGCCGAGCGATCCGCGTCTGGCGAACTTCCGCATCACCCCGGATCCTGGTGTGATTGAAGTGAACGTGCAGCCGTCGTCCACCTGGGATGAGCTGGTCGAACGCACCGAGTTTCTCTACGAACAGGCGCGCCTGACCCGGCTGACCACCGAGAAATTCATGATCGACGGGCGCCACACCGGCACCGGCGGCGGCAACCATTTTGTTCTCGGCGGCGCCACGCCGGGCGACTCGCCCTTCCTGCGTCGGCCGGACCTGCTGCGCAGCCTGTTGAGCTACTGGCATAACCACCCGTCGCTGTCCTACTTGTTCTCTGGATTGTTCGTAGGCCCGACCTCGCAGGCACCAAGGGTCGACGAAGCCCGCAATGACTCGCTGTACGAACTGGAAATCGCTTTTTCGCAAATGCCCGAGCCGGGCGAAGAATGCGCGCCGTGGCTGGTGGACCGGCTGCTGCGCAACCTGCTGATCGACGTAACGGGTAACACCCACCGCGCGGAATTCTGCATCGACAAGCTGTACTCGCCCGACGGCGCCACTGGCCGGCTGGGCCTGCTGGAGCTGCGCGCGTTCGAGATGCCGCCGCACGCGCGCATGAGCCTCGCGCAACAGCTGTTGCTGCGGGCCCTTGTCGCGCGTTTCTGGCGCGAGCCCTATGCACCGGCGAAACTGGCGCGCTGGGGCACCGAGCTGCATGACCGCTTCATGCTGCCGCACTTCATCGAGCAGGATTTCGCCGACGTCATCGCCGAGCTCAATGACGCGGGTTACCCCGTGCGCGCCGAGTGGTTCGCGGCGCATCTGGAGTTTCGCTTTCCAAAGGTTGGCGATTACACCGTCAGAGGCATCGAGCTGGAACTGCGTCAGGCGCTGGAGCCGTGGCACGTGCTGGGCGAGGAGGGTGCAGCGGGTGGCGCGGTTCGCTACGTGGACTCGTCACTCGAGCGCTTGCAGTTGAAAGTCACGGGTCTGCCGCCGCAGCGTTACATGCTCACCTGCAACGGCGTGCCGGTGCCTCTGCGACCGACCGGGCGCGTGGGCGAGTTCGTCGCGGGGGTGCGTTACCGCGCCTGGCAGCCGACCAACGCCTTGCAGCCGACGATCCCGGTGCATGCGCCGCTGGTCTTCGACATCCTCGACACCTGGATGCAGCGCTCACTGGGGGGCTGCGAGTATCATGTCGCCCATCCCGGCGGGCGCAATTACGAAACCCTGCCGGTGAACGCCAATGAAGCGGAAAGCCGACGTCTGGCGCGGTTCTTCCGGGTCGGCCACAGCCCCGGCAAACTGGAGGTTCCAGCGCTGACCCTCAACGATGAATTGCCGATGACCCTGGACCTGCGCCTGCATCGGTAA
- a CDS encoding transglutaminase family protein, with protein sequence MNSAQYQILHDTHYKYDSPVSLAQQLAHLWPRRSRWQRCLEQHLVISPTPTMRRDELDVFGNPLTRLAFERPHNELQVNARLRIEVLERPTLDFNGSASWDETQHRLTYSASRMSPDILDACRYRFESPYVHLKQTFVEFSASCFPAGRPMLLCAQALMEKIFEEFTFDGEATQVATPLVEVLETRRGVCQDFAHLMLACVRSRGLAARYVSGYLLTQPPPGQPRLIGADASHAWVSVFCPVLGWVDFDPTNNVQPALEHISLAWGRDFSDVSPLRGVILGGGSHDPEVRVTVLPIAK encoded by the coding sequence ATGAACAGCGCCCAGTATCAGATCCTCCACGACACGCACTACAAATACGACAGCCCGGTTTCCCTGGCCCAGCAGCTTGCGCATCTGTGGCCGCGCCGCAGCCGCTGGCAGCGTTGCCTGGAGCAGCATCTGGTCATCAGCCCGACGCCGACCATGCGCCGCGATGAGCTGGACGTTTTCGGCAACCCGCTGACCCGCCTGGCGTTCGAACGTCCCCATAATGAGCTTCAGGTCAATGCGCGCCTGCGCATTGAAGTGCTGGAGCGGCCGACGCTGGATTTCAATGGGTCCGCTTCATGGGACGAGACGCAGCATCGGCTGACCTACAGCGCGTCGAGAATGTCGCCGGATATCCTCGATGCCTGTCGCTATCGCTTTGAATCGCCTTACGTGCACCTGAAGCAGACGTTCGTCGAGTTCTCCGCCAGCTGCTTTCCCGCAGGGCGGCCGATGCTGCTGTGCGCGCAGGCGCTGATGGAGAAGATATTCGAAGAGTTCACCTTTGATGGCGAGGCGACTCAGGTTGCTACGCCACTGGTGGAAGTGCTGGAAACCCGTCGGGGTGTCTGCCAGGACTTTGCTCACTTGATGCTGGCGTGCGTGCGCTCTCGCGGCTTGGCGGCGCGGTATGTCAGCGGCTACCTGCTGACTCAGCCGCCGCCCGGTCAGCCTCGGTTGATCGGCGCCGATGCGTCCCACGCGTGGGTGTCGGTGTTCTGTCCGGTGCTGGGTTGGGTGGATTTCGATCCGACCAACAACGTTCAGCCGGCGCTTGAGCACATCAGTCTGGCGTGGGGGAGGGATTTTTCTGACGTGTCGCCGTTGCGCGGGGTGATTCTGGGGGGCGGGAGCCACGACCCGGAAGTGCGCGTGACCGTGTTGCCGATTGCGAAGTGA
- a CDS encoding circularly permuted type 2 ATP-grasp protein, translating into MPDLLDHYPLTPGTYHEMLDASGAVRPHWQRLYDHLQRSTPAQLIQRQALLARQIQENGVTYNVYADPKGADRPWELDMLPHVIPLEEWQPLAAGIAQRARLLNAVLADLYGPQELIAEGLLPAELVFGHNNFLWPCQGVKPPEGTFLHVYAVDLARTPDGRWWVTADRTQAPSGAGYALENRLIVSRAFPELYRDMQVQHLSNFFRSLQETLARQAPTSHEAPLVVLLTPGRFNESYFEHLYLAGQLGYPLVEGSDLTVRDATVYLKTLSGLRRVHAIMRRLDDDFCDPLELRTDSALGVPGLLQAVRQGRVLVANALGSGVLESPGLLGFLPKINEHLFGEELLLPSIATWWCGEPPVLAQALEKMPDLLIKPAFPSQSFAPVFGRDLNEEERQALAARMQARPYAYVAQELAQLSHAPVWQGEDSHLQPRAIGMRVYAVATADGYRVLPGGLTRVAADADADVVSMQRGGASKDTWILGERPLGSEPWKHRHSLGVHDLVRRDPYLPSRVVENLFWFGRYCERCDNSARLLRIMLTRYVDGDDPVALQAAVELAERLNLLPLQDEEEPGELHERLLEALLGDDWPFSLRSNLQRLQWAASQVRGKLSRENWQALVELQREAMSLDTESPDFGELLDFLNRLVMSLAALSGFALDDMTRDEGWRFLMIGRRIERLQFLCTTLAAFLRSEAVFHQDALDGLLELGNSGITYRSRYLALPQLIPVLDLLVLDDQNPHAVLFQLKLVARSVKRMNEDFGVPHDNSLTALIQRLSVFDLGCLEEGLFGESSVKAALDGLADLLQTIGETSGHVSDRLALRHFAHVDDVSQRTVSV; encoded by the coding sequence ATGCCTGACCTGCTTGACCACTATCCGCTCACCCCGGGTACCTATCACGAGATGCTCGATGCCAGCGGCGCCGTTCGGCCCCATTGGCAGCGTCTGTACGATCATCTCCAGCGCAGCACACCTGCGCAGCTCATCCAGCGTCAGGCGCTGCTCGCCCGGCAGATTCAGGAAAACGGCGTCACCTATAACGTTTACGCCGACCCCAAGGGTGCCGATCGGCCCTGGGAACTGGACATGCTGCCCCACGTGATTCCACTGGAAGAGTGGCAGCCACTGGCGGCCGGCATCGCCCAGCGTGCACGTCTGCTCAATGCCGTACTGGCTGATCTCTACGGCCCGCAGGAACTCATTGCCGAAGGTCTGCTGCCGGCGGAACTGGTGTTTGGCCACAACAATTTTCTCTGGCCCTGCCAGGGCGTGAAGCCCCCCGAAGGGACCTTCCTGCATGTGTACGCGGTGGACCTGGCGCGCACGCCCGATGGCCGCTGGTGGGTCACCGCCGACCGGACTCAGGCGCCATCGGGCGCCGGTTATGCACTTGAAAATCGTCTGATCGTGTCGCGGGCGTTTCCCGAGCTGTACCGGGATATGCAAGTCCAGCACCTCTCGAACTTCTTCCGGTCGCTGCAGGAAACCCTGGCGCGGCAGGCACCGACCAGCCACGAAGCACCGCTGGTGGTGTTGCTGACGCCCGGGCGTTTCAACGAGAGCTATTTCGAGCATCTGTATCTGGCCGGTCAGCTGGGCTATCCGCTGGTAGAAGGCAGCGACCTGACCGTGCGCGACGCCACGGTGTACCTGAAAACCCTCAGCGGTCTGCGTCGTGTTCACGCGATCATGCGCCGTCTTGACGACGACTTCTGCGATCCGCTTGAACTGCGTACCGATTCGGCGCTGGGCGTGCCGGGCCTGCTGCAAGCAGTGCGACAGGGCCGCGTGCTGGTCGCCAACGCGTTGGGCAGCGGCGTGCTGGAATCGCCCGGGCTACTGGGGTTTCTGCCAAAGATCAACGAACACCTGTTTGGCGAAGAACTGCTGCTGCCTTCGATCGCCACGTGGTGGTGCGGCGAGCCGCCGGTGCTGGCGCAGGCGCTGGAGAAGATGCCCGATCTGCTCATCAAACCCGCGTTTCCGTCCCAGAGTTTCGCCCCGGTGTTCGGCCGCGATCTCAACGAGGAAGAGCGTCAGGCTCTGGCTGCGCGCATGCAGGCCCGGCCCTATGCCTACGTCGCGCAGGAACTGGCGCAGTTGTCCCACGCGCCGGTCTGGCAGGGCGAGGACAGTCATCTGCAGCCCCGTGCCATCGGCATGCGCGTGTACGCGGTGGCGACGGCCGATGGCTACCGTGTCCTGCCGGGCGGACTGACCCGCGTGGCCGCCGATGCCGACGCCGACGTGGTGTCGATGCAGCGCGGCGGCGCAAGCAAGGACACCTGGATCCTCGGTGAGCGTCCGCTCGGCAGCGAACCGTGGAAACATCGCCATTCCCTGGGTGTGCACGACTTGGTACGTCGCGACCCGTATCTGCCGTCGCGGGTGGTGGAAAATCTGTTCTGGTTCGGCCGCTACTGCGAGCGCTGCGACAACAGTGCGCGCCTGCTGCGAATCATGCTCACGCGCTATGTCGACGGCGATGATCCGGTCGCCCTGCAAGCGGCGGTCGAGCTGGCCGAACGGTTGAATTTGCTGCCGCTCCAGGACGAAGAAGAACCGGGCGAGCTGCATGAGCGTTTGCTCGAAGCGCTGTTGGGTGACGACTGGCCGTTCAGCCTGCGCTCGAACTTGCAGCGCTTGCAGTGGGCGGCGTCTCAGGTGCGCGGCAAGCTGTCCCGCGAGAACTGGCAGGCGCTGGTTGAATTGCAGCGTGAAGCCATGAGCCTGGATACCGAGAGCCCTGATTTCGGCGAGCTGCTGGATTTCCTCAACCGCCTGGTGATGTCACTGGCGGCGCTGTCCGGTTTCGCCCTGGACGACATGACCCGCGACGAGGGCTGGCGCTTCCTGATGATCGGGCGGCGCATCGAGCGCTTGCAGTTTCTTTGCACGACGCTGGCAGCATTCCTGCGCAGCGAGGCAGTGTTTCATCAGGATGCTCTGGACGGGCTGCTTGAACTGGGCAATAGCGGCATCACTTACCGCTCGCGTTATCTGGCCCTGCCGCAGTTGATCCCGGTGCTCGATTTGCTGGTGCTGGACGATCAGAACCCCCACGCGGTGTTGTTTCAGCTCAAGCTGGTGGCCCGCTCGGTGAAGCGCATGAACGAGGATTTCGGCGTGCCCCATGACAACAGCCTCACGGCGCTGATCCAGCGGCTGTCGGTGTTCGACCTGGGCTGCCTGGAAGAAGGGCTGTTCGGCGAAAGCAGCGTAAAAGCGGCGCTGGATGGCCTGGCGGATTTGCTGCAGACCATTGGCGAGACCAGCGGCCACGTTTCTGACCGGCTCGCGCTGCGTCATTTCGCCCACGTCGACGACGTCAGCCAGCGCACGGTGTCGGTCTGA
- the dnaB gene encoding replicative DNA helicase produces MNDISAPEQYDLQTAALKVPPHSIEAEQAVLGGLMLDNNAWERVLDQVSDGDFYRHDHRLIFRAIAKLADQNQPIDVVTLAEQLDKEGQTSQVGGLGYLSELAKNIPSVANIKAYAQIVRQRATLRQLIGISTEIADSAFNPEGRTAEEILDEAERQIFQIAEARPKTGGPVSVNDLLTRAIDRIDTLFNIGDGITGLSTGYADLDEKTSGLQQSDLIIVAGRPSMGKTTFAMNLVENAVLRSDKVVLVYSLEMPGESLIMRMLSSLGRIDQTKVRSGQLDDDDWPRLTSAVNLLNDRKLFIDDTAGISPSEMRARTRRLVREHGDIGMIMIDYLQLMQIPGSSGDNRTNEISEISRSLKALAKEFNCPVVALSQLNRSLEQRPNKRPVNSDLRESGAIEQDADVIMFVYRDEVYHPETEHKGIAEIIIGKQRNGPIGFIRLAFIGKYTRFENLAPGSYNFDDDE; encoded by the coding sequence ATGAACGACATCTCCGCTCCCGAGCAATATGACCTGCAAACCGCTGCCCTGAAGGTGCCGCCGCATTCCATCGAGGCCGAACAGGCCGTGCTCGGTGGTTTGATGTTGGACAACAACGCCTGGGAACGCGTGCTTGATCAAGTGTCGGATGGCGATTTCTACCGTCATGACCACCGTCTGATATTCCGCGCCATTGCCAAGCTTGCTGATCAGAACCAGCCGATCGACGTCGTGACCCTGGCCGAACAGCTCGATAAGGAAGGCCAGACCTCGCAAGTCGGTGGCCTCGGTTACCTGTCGGAGCTGGCGAAGAACATTCCGTCTGTGGCGAACATCAAGGCCTATGCCCAGATCGTTCGTCAGCGTGCGACGTTGCGCCAGTTGATCGGCATCAGTACCGAAATTGCCGACAGTGCGTTCAACCCGGAAGGGCGTACCGCCGAAGAGATTCTCGACGAGGCCGAACGGCAGATCTTTCAGATCGCCGAGGCCCGGCCCAAAACAGGCGGCCCGGTCAGCGTCAACGACCTGTTGACTCGGGCGATTGACCGTATCGACACGCTGTTCAACATCGGCGACGGCATCACCGGTCTCTCCACGGGCTACGCCGACCTTGATGAAAAAACCAGCGGTCTGCAGCAGTCTGACCTGATCATCGTCGCAGGCCGTCCGTCGATGGGTAAGACCACCTTCGCGATGAACCTTGTGGAAAACGCGGTGCTGCGCAGCGACAAGGTGGTGTTGGTCTACTCGCTGGAGATGCCAGGCGAATCGCTGATTATGCGTATGCTTTCGTCGCTCGGTCGTATCGACCAGACCAAAGTACGTTCCGGTCAGCTGGATGATGATGACTGGCCGCGCCTAACCTCGGCGGTCAACCTGCTCAACGATCGCAAGCTGTTCATCGACGACACGGCCGGCATCAGCCCGTCGGAGATGCGTGCGCGTACACGGCGTCTGGTCCGCGAGCACGGCGATATCGGCATGATCATGATCGACTACCTGCAGCTGATGCAGATCCCGGGATCGAGCGGCGATAACCGGACGAACGAGATTTCCGAGATTTCCCGTTCCCTGAAAGCGCTCGCCAAGGAATTCAATTGCCCGGTCGTCGCGCTGTCCCAGCTCAACCGTTCCCTCGAGCAACGTCCCAACAAGCGCCCGGTGAACTCCGACTTGCGGGAATCCGGAGCGATCGAGCAGGACGCCGACGTCATCATGTTCGTGTACCGGGATGAGGTGTATCACCCCGAGACCGAACACAAAGGCATCGCCGAAATCATCATCGGCAAGCAGCGGAACGGCCCGATCGGGTTTATCCGACTGGCGTTCATCGGCAAGTACACCCGCTTCGAGAACCTCGCGCCGGGTAGTTACAACTTTGATGATGATGAATAA
- the rplI gene encoding 50S ribosomal protein L9, with amino-acid sequence MELILLEKVANLGNLGDKVNVKAGYGRNFLLPFGKATAATAANVAAFEERRAELEKAAAEKKASAETRAAQLAELEVTITATAGDEGKLFGSIGTHDIADALTASGVEVAKAEVRLPNGTIRNVGEYDVAVHLHSDVEATVRVVVVAA; translated from the coding sequence ATGGAACTCATCCTGCTGGAAAAAGTCGCCAACCTGGGCAACCTGGGCGATAAAGTAAACGTTAAGGCTGGCTACGGTCGTAACTTCCTGCTGCCTTTCGGCAAAGCAACCGCTGCAACCGCTGCCAACGTGGCCGCGTTTGAAGAGCGTCGTGCAGAGCTGGAAAAAGCTGCCGCCGAGAAGAAAGCTTCTGCTGAAACTCGTGCTGCTCAACTGGCTGAGCTGGAAGTGACTATCACTGCCACCGCTGGTGACGAAGGCAAGCTGTTCGGTTCGATCGGTACTCACGACATTGCTGACGCACTGACCGCCTCTGGCGTTGAAGTGGCTAAAGCTGAAGTTCGTCTGCCGAACGGCACCATCCGTAACGTTGGCGAATACGACGTAGCCGTGCACCTGCACAGCGATGTTGAAGCTACCGTTCGCGTTGTTGTTGTAGCTGCTTAA
- a CDS encoding YgiQ family radical SAM protein, translating into MQAAKPLFDYPKYWAECFGPAPFLPMSREEMDQLGWDSCDIIIVTGDAYVDHPSFGMAIIGRLLESQGFRVGIIAQPDWKSKDDFMKLGEPNLFFGVAAGNMDSMINRYTADKKIRSDDAYTPGGMAGKRPDRASLVYSQRCKEAYKNVPIVLGGIEASLRRIAHYDYWQDKVRNSILIDACADILLYGNAERAIVEVATRLSYGETIESITDVRGTAFIRRDTPEGWYEVDSTRIDRPGKIDKIINPYVNTQDTQACAIEQEKGDVEDPNEAKVVQILASPRMTRDKTVIRLPSMEKVRADAVLYAHANRVLHLETNPGNARALVQKHGDVDVWFNAPPIPMTTEEMDYVFGMPYARVPHPVYGKEKIPAYDMIRFSVNIMRGCFGGCTFCSITEHEGRIIQNRSHESIIREIEEIRDKVPGFTGVISDLGGPTANMYRIACKSPEIESACRKPSCVFPGICPNLNTDHSALIQLYRSARELPGVKKILIASGLRYDLAVESPEYVKELVTHHVGGYLKIAPEHTEEGPLNQMMKPGIGSYDKFKRMFEKYSKEAGKEQYLIPYFIAAHPGTTDEDMMNLALWLKGNGFRADQVQAFYPSPMASATAMYHSGKNPLRKVTYKSDSVTIVKSEEQRRLHKAFLRYHDAKGWPMLREALERMGRADLIGPGKHQLIPLHQPETDTYQSARRKNSTPAGSHKVAKTTKILTQHTGLPQRASDGSKPWDKREEAKAAAAARNRDAAKERADAAKGGKGGKGGKSNKPSRQPVFPR; encoded by the coding sequence ATGCAAGCAGCCAAGCCGTTATTTGACTATCCGAAGTATTGGGCCGAATGTTTCGGACCAGCGCCTTTCCTGCCGATGAGCCGGGAAGAAATGGATCAGCTTGGCTGGGATTCCTGCGACATCATCATTGTCACGGGTGATGCCTACGTCGATCACCCTTCGTTTGGCATGGCAATCATCGGCCGGCTGCTGGAGTCCCAAGGCTTCCGCGTCGGGATCATTGCGCAGCCTGACTGGAAGTCAAAAGACGACTTCATGAAGCTCGGCGAGCCGAACCTGTTCTTCGGCGTCGCGGCCGGCAACATGGATTCGATGATCAACCGTTACACCGCTGACAAAAAGATTCGCTCCGACGATGCGTACACGCCGGGCGGCATGGCGGGCAAGCGCCCGGACCGTGCGAGTCTGGTCTACAGTCAGCGCTGCAAGGAAGCCTACAAGAACGTGCCGATCGTTCTGGGTGGCATCGAAGCATCGCTGCGCCGCATCGCTCACTACGACTACTGGCAGGACAAGGTTCGCAACTCGATCCTGATCGACGCCTGCGCCGATATCCTGCTGTACGGCAACGCCGAGCGGGCCATCGTCGAAGTGGCCACCCGCCTGTCCTATGGCGAGACGATCGAAAGCATCACTGACGTGCGCGGCACGGCATTTATTCGTCGTGACACGCCGGAAGGCTGGTACGAAGTCGACTCCACCCGTATCGACCGTCCAGGCAAGATCGACAAGATCATCAACCCGTACGTGAACACTCAAGACACCCAGGCCTGTGCCATCGAGCAGGAAAAGGGTGACGTCGAGGATCCGAACGAAGCGAAGGTCGTACAGATTCTGGCGAGCCCGCGCATGACCCGCGACAAGACGGTCATCCGTCTGCCGTCGATGGAGAAAGTGCGCGCCGACGCGGTGCTCTATGCCCACGCCAACCGCGTCTTGCACCTTGAGACCAACCCGGGCAACGCCCGCGCGCTGGTTCAGAAGCACGGCGATGTGGATGTCTGGTTCAACGCGCCGCCCATTCCCATGACCACCGAAGAAATGGACTACGTGTTCGGCATGCCCTACGCACGTGTTCCGCACCCGGTGTACGGCAAGGAGAAGATCCCGGCCTACGACATGATCCGTTTCTCGGTGAACATCATGCGCGGCTGCTTCGGCGGCTGTACGTTCTGCTCGATCACCGAGCATGAAGGCCGGATCATCCAGAACCGTTCCCACGAATCGATCATCCGCGAGATCGAAGAAATCCGTGACAAGGTCCCAGGCTTCACCGGCGTGATTTCCGACCTCGGCGGGCCGACGGCGAACATGTATCGCATCGCCTGCAAGAGCCCGGAAATCGAATCGGCGTGCCGTAAGCCGTCGTGCGTGTTCCCTGGCATCTGCCCGAACCTGAACACCGATCACTCGGCGTTGATTCAGCTGTACCGCAGCGCCCGTGAACTGCCCGGCGTAAAGAAAATTCTGATTGCCTCCGGTCTGCGTTACGACCTGGCGGTTGAATCGCCCGAGTACGTCAAGGAGCTGGTAACCCACCACGTCGGCGGTTACCTGAAGATTGCGCCTGAGCATACCGAAGAAGGTCCGCTCAATCAGATGATGAAGCCGGGCATTGGCAGCTATGACAAATTCAAGCGCATGTTCGAGAAGTACTCCAAGGAAGCGGGCAAAGAGCAGTACCTGATTCCTTACTTCATCGCGGCCCACCCGGGCACGACCGACGAAGACATGATGAACCTCGCGCTGTGGCTCAAGGGCAACGGCTTCCGTGCGGACCAGGTGCAGGCGTTCTATCCGTCGCCGATGGCCAGTGCGACGGCCATGTACCACTCCGGCAAAAACCCGTTGCGCAAGGTCACGTACAAGAGCGATTCGGTCACTATCGTCAAGAGCGAAGAGCAGCGCCGTCTGCACAAGGCGTTCCTGCGCTACCACGATGCGAAGGGCTGGCCGATGCTGCGTGAAGCGCTGGAGCGTATGGGCCGTGCCGATCTGATCGGGCCGGGCAAGCATCAGCTGATTCCGCTACACCAGCCGGAAACCGACACCTATCAGAGCGCGCGCCGCAAGAACTCGACGCCGGCCGGTAGCCACAAGGTTGCCAAGACCACCAAGATCCTGACGCAGCACACCGGCCTGCCTCAGCGTGCAAGTGACGGCAGCAAGCCTTGGGACAAGCGTGAAGAGGCCAAGGCTGCGGCGGCTGCTCGTAACAGGGACGCCGCCAAGGAGCGCGCTGATGCCGCCAAGGGTGGCAAAGGTGGCAAAGGCGGCAAAAGTAACAAGCCTTCGCGCCAGCCGGTGTTTCCACGGTAA